Proteins encoded by one window of Paenibacillus urinalis:
- the fliY gene encoding flagellar motor switch phosphatase FliY: MTSKDYLSQEEIDALLKQSESISSGEPVIKTVDDYLTPLEQDALGEIGNITFGSAATALSTLLGNKVDITTPKISIINKSQFEEEFPKPHVTVHVTYVDGFEGINSLVIKKRDAQVIADLMLGGEGNPQDEELNEIHISAVQEAMNQMMGSSATSMSTLFNRFVNISPPSIDILNMSSGEGLNNFPMDETLIKVSFRLLIGDLIDSNIMQLLRVDFAKNMVHMLIHGSSDPVEEAATEVVAAVEEITEPAPPAQAAQPPVQTPVQEHPNSMPSPPSQPMQMPGMPYQDPWQGQAPMPPMQQQMPQQMPNMQYNEPQHYGNMHARGVNVQPVQFANFHNGNFGQQSDNNLNLLMDIPLKVTVELGRTQKQIKDILELSQGSIIELDKLAGEPVDILVNQKLIAKGEVVVIDENFGVRVTDIISEWDRLQKIQ, from the coding sequence TTGACGAGTAAAGATTATTTGTCCCAGGAAGAAATAGATGCTCTATTGAAGCAATCTGAATCCATTTCCAGCGGAGAGCCTGTAATCAAGACGGTTGACGATTATCTCACACCGCTGGAGCAGGATGCGCTGGGCGAAATTGGTAACATCACTTTCGGGAGTGCGGCAACAGCACTGTCCACCTTGCTCGGGAATAAAGTAGATATAACAACACCTAAAATTTCGATAATTAACAAGTCGCAGTTTGAAGAGGAGTTCCCCAAGCCGCATGTCACCGTACATGTTACGTACGTAGATGGATTTGAAGGAATTAATTCCCTGGTGATCAAAAAGCGCGACGCGCAGGTGATCGCGGACTTGATGCTTGGCGGTGAAGGGAATCCGCAGGATGAGGAACTGAATGAAATTCATATCAGTGCGGTTCAGGAAGCAATGAACCAGATGATGGGATCTTCAGCTACCTCCATGTCCACTTTGTTTAATCGTTTTGTAAATATTTCGCCTCCAAGCATCGACATTTTGAATATGTCCAGCGGCGAAGGACTTAACAATTTTCCAATGGACGAAACGCTGATTAAAGTATCCTTCAGGCTGCTCATTGGAGATTTGATCGATTCGAACATTATGCAGCTGTTAAGAGTGGATTTTGCGAAAAATATGGTTCATATGCTGATCCATGGTTCATCTGATCCTGTGGAAGAAGCAGCCACTGAAGTTGTTGCAGCGGTCGAGGAGATCACTGAACCGGCACCACCGGCTCAGGCAGCGCAGCCCCCGGTGCAGACTCCGGTGCAGGAGCATCCGAATAGTATGCCTTCTCCACCATCTCAACCGATGCAGATGCCAGGCATGCCATACCAGGACCCTTGGCAGGGACAAGCGCCGATGCCGCCAATGCAGCAGCAGATGCCGCAGCAAATGCCGAATATGCAATATAACGAACCACAACATTACGGAAATATGCACGCTCGCGGTGTAAATGTGCAACCTGTACAGTTCGCAAACTTCCACAATGGAAATTTTGGGCAGCAAAGCGACAATAATTTGAATTTATTGATGGACATACCGCTTAAAGTCACCGTAGAATTAGGAAGGACCCAGAAGCAAATTAAGGATATTTTGGAACTATCTCAGGGATCGATTATTGAACTGGACAAGCTTGCCGGTGAACCTGTAGATATTCTTGTAAACCAGAAGCTGATCGCTAAGGGCGAGGTCGTTGTTATTGACGAGAACTTTGGTGTACGTGTAACAGATATCATCAGTGAATGGGACCGACTACAGAAAATACAATAA
- a CDS encoding MotE family protein, whose amino-acid sequence MVGKDKEELERESSSGWEKFLVIAIPIVFTAVLVTVLLIVLNGDFKNKAFAFLSQVPIVKEWIPEDALDPELVKERKLEQQMESDQATIATLKADLEAAEQGLAEAEAQKTQQDDKVKQLEEEIKQLEEAKDSSTEDGEEQVDPYVQEIRDLAKMYGEMKPSKAAPIIQSMTKEEQVQLLSEMKSDEQIGILEKMNPQSAAELTSALKEVTTSEVKAIAALQSQLAASQPAAETTQTNNSRNLDQTELTQTFSSMSAASGAALILEMNKISSDRAITILKTVDDAKRAELLDSMSGIDKEASAKILNRLMGGK is encoded by the coding sequence TTGGTAGGCAAGGATAAGGAAGAGCTGGAGCGAGAGTCCAGCAGTGGATGGGAAAAATTCCTTGTAATCGCAATCCCGATCGTATTTACAGCTGTCCTCGTTACAGTGCTTCTCATCGTGCTGAACGGTGACTTCAAGAATAAGGCATTTGCTTTCTTAAGCCAAGTTCCGATTGTGAAAGAATGGATTCCTGAAGATGCGCTCGATCCGGAATTGGTCAAAGAGAGAAAGCTGGAGCAGCAAATGGAGAGCGACCAGGCTACAATCGCAACTTTGAAGGCAGATCTTGAGGCTGCTGAGCAGGGTCTGGCCGAGGCAGAAGCGCAAAAGACACAGCAAGATGACAAAGTAAAGCAGTTAGAGGAAGAAATTAAGCAGTTGGAGGAAGCGAAGGATAGCAGTACGGAAGATGGCGAGGAACAGGTCGATCCTTATGTGCAGGAGATCAGGGACCTAGCCAAGATGTACGGAGAGATGAAGCCTAGTAAAGCAGCACCAATTATTCAAAGTATGACAAAAGAAGAGCAGGTTCAGCTTCTGTCAGAGATGAAATCGGATGAGCAGATAGGCATTCTAGAGAAAATGAATCCACAGTCTGCTGCTGAATTGACTTCAGCTCTCAAGGAAGTAACAACCTCAGAGGTGAAGGCGATCGCGGCATTGCAATCACAGCTCGCAGCAAGCCAGCCTGCAGCGGAGACGACACAGACCAATAATAGTCGAAATCTGGACCAGACTGAACTTACTCAAACGTTCTCGTCCATGTCGGCTGCAAGCGGTGCAGCGCTCATTCTGGAAATGAACAAGATCAGCTCTGATCGGGCCATTACGATCCTTAAGACGGTTGATGATGCCAAGAGAGCAGAGCTCCTAGACAGCATGTCCGGTATCGATAAAGAGGCATCTGCCAAAATTCTGAATAGGCTTATGGGTGGGAAATAG
- a CDS encoding flagellar FlbD family protein, producing MILVTRLNGSSMWLNALLVETVEETPDTYITLVTGKRLIVLEKADEIINKIKEYNGEIGIHAATIKVQQQTEDS from the coding sequence ATGATATTAGTGACGAGATTAAATGGTTCATCCATGTGGTTAAATGCGCTGCTCGTAGAAACTGTAGAAGAAACACCGGATACATACATCACTCTCGTTACAGGTAAACGGTTGATTGTATTAGAAAAGGCAGACGAAATCATTAACAAGATCAAAGAGTATAACGGTGAAATAGGCATACATGCAGCAACGATAAAAGTGCAGCAGCAAACGGAGGATTCCTAA
- a CDS encoding flagellar hook capping FlgD N-terminal domain-containing protein, which produces MADIISTSNIWPNYSAGNVAAASRKSTQEMGKDQFLKILITQLQNQNPMQPMEDKEFIAQMAQFTSVEQLTNISGQLESLAQSLGAASGLIGKNVSWIGENAETGESGVLTGQVESIMIRDQIQYAMIGDEEVALTDIIQISDPAPAEGEEVQQPDAELADEESSEDQSGTQV; this is translated from the coding sequence GTGGCAGACATAATCTCAACATCGAATATATGGCCGAACTATTCGGCGGGCAATGTGGCCGCAGCCAGTAGAAAATCAACGCAGGAGATGGGCAAGGATCAATTCCTCAAAATTCTTATTACCCAGCTGCAGAATCAGAACCCGATGCAGCCGATGGAGGATAAAGAATTTATCGCTCAAATGGCACAGTTTACTTCAGTTGAACAGCTAACCAATATTTCAGGCCAGCTGGAGAGCTTGGCACAATCTCTTGGTGCAGCATCCGGATTGATTGGCAAAAATGTAAGCTGGATCGGAGAAAATGCGGAAACAGGAGAATCGGGTGTGCTTACTGGACAGGTAGAGTCCATCATGATTCGTGATCAAATTCAGTATGCAATGATCGGTGATGAAGAAGTAGCCCTTACAGACATCATACAAATCAGTGACCCAGCACCAGCAGAGGGAGAAGAAGTGCAGCAGCCAGATGCAGAGCTCGCCGATGAAGAATCATCTGAAGATCAATCCGGTACACAGGTATGA
- a CDS encoding FliH/SctL family protein produces MSNLIKSFQYVPVDTHKQLRSVHEYGDKQQEEQITDNLDVTSNIGQQPSVDEETLKLKEEMLHNAKEFAERQIREAAEEAERILQESRAQIEAWWEEKRLQDEHLVEALRSEGFKQGYDEGCDKAQKELQEQVEIKMLEAQAVLNEAYQAKEQIIQEAEPFLVELSSAIAEKIIDRQLTEDTDLMLDLIKKNLSRKREQGVITLCVAPSQFSFVQAAREELSFAIDSQAELKILPDASVKDRGCVIRSAYGSVDARIDTQLTEIKKELIRVALDQEERGQYEGA; encoded by the coding sequence TTGTCTAATTTGATCAAGTCCTTCCAATACGTCCCGGTGGATACTCACAAACAGCTGAGATCTGTTCATGAGTATGGCGATAAGCAGCAGGAGGAACAAATTACGGACAATTTGGATGTTACTTCTAATATCGGTCAACAGCCGAGTGTTGATGAGGAGACTCTGAAACTAAAAGAAGAAATGCTTCATAATGCGAAAGAATTTGCAGAAAGACAGATTCGTGAAGCGGCAGAAGAAGCGGAACGGATACTGCAGGAGAGCAGAGCTCAGATCGAGGCCTGGTGGGAAGAAAAAAGATTACAGGATGAGCATTTGGTTGAGGCGCTGCGCTCTGAGGGTTTTAAACAGGGATATGACGAAGGGTGTGACAAAGCACAGAAGGAGCTTCAGGAGCAAGTGGAGATTAAGATGCTTGAAGCTCAGGCAGTGCTGAATGAAGCATACCAAGCGAAGGAGCAGATCATACAGGAAGCAGAGCCCTTCCTCGTTGAGCTCAGCAGTGCAATCGCGGAGAAAATCATTGACAGACAGCTGACTGAGGATACGGATCTCATGCTCGATCTGATCAAGAAGAATCTATCTCGGAAACGAGAGCAAGGGGTCATTACTCTATGTGTCGCTCCATCCCAGTTCTCCTTTGTTCAAGCAGCGAGAGAGGAATTGTCCTTCGCGATTGATTCTCAAGCCGAGCTGAAAATATTGCCTGACGCTTCTGTCAAGGATCGAGGCTGTGTTATCCGTTCGGCATACGGGAGTGTCGATGCAAGAATAGATACCCAATTGACAGAGATCAAGAAGGAATTGATCCGAGTCGCACTTGATCAGGAGGAGCGAGGACAGTATGAAGGTGCTTAG
- a CDS encoding TIGR02530 family flagellar biosynthesis protein, whose amino-acid sequence MSDILRVGQLYTGPVSPGSLRDVNKKSTSSSAAGTSFQELLNQEWVKLSHHASKRLAQRGIELGNEQLMMLGDAIDKAAAKGAKETLVLMQDTAFIVNVPNRTVVTAVNGDSMSDNVFTQIDSAVIVS is encoded by the coding sequence ATGAGTGACATTTTAAGAGTAGGCCAGCTGTATACAGGACCGGTTTCACCCGGAAGCCTTCGAGATGTCAACAAGAAGAGCACGAGCTCCTCAGCGGCAGGAACTTCTTTTCAAGAACTGTTAAATCAGGAATGGGTCAAGCTCAGTCATCATGCCTCCAAAAGGCTTGCACAGCGTGGAATCGAGCTCGGGAATGAGCAGCTGATGATGCTCGGTGATGCAATTGACAAGGCAGCTGCAAAAGGAGCAAAGGAAACACTGGTGCTGATGCAGGATACGGCCTTTATTGTGAATGTGCCGAACCGCACAGTGGTAACCGCGGTGAACGGGGATTCCATGAGTGACAATGTTTTTACTCAGATTGACAGTGCAGTAATTGTATCTTAA
- a CDS encoding flagellar basal body-associated FliL family protein: protein MKKMLPWLSTIMLGITLIVLAVVLLVDRTNADESSNQEVAESTATKHLSADEIVELTSEITDIKTNLAGYTNIVQLNLAFQVNSKEAKEDFEKIKEIQIKPAILQKLADTQPEQLESGKNRDLFLSELTELINKELPSGRVTESKITSIVVAGL from the coding sequence ATGAAAAAGATGTTACCCTGGCTTTCTACGATCATGCTTGGTATTACCCTGATCGTGCTTGCTGTGGTTCTGTTAGTAGATCGGACAAATGCAGATGAGAGCTCAAATCAGGAAGTGGCTGAAAGTACAGCGACGAAGCATTTATCCGCAGATGAAATCGTAGAGCTGACTTCAGAAATTACAGACATCAAGACCAACCTTGCAGGATATACGAATATTGTTCAATTGAACCTCGCATTCCAGGTGAACTCCAAGGAAGCTAAAGAAGATTTTGAGAAAATTAAGGAAATTCAGATCAAGCCAGCCATCCTGCAGAAGCTGGCTGATACTCAGCCTGAGCAGCTTGAGTCCGGCAAGAACCGTGATTTGTTCCTGAGTGAGCTCACGGAGCTGATTAATAAGGAACTGCCAAGCGGCAGAGTTACGGAAAGTAAAATCACTTCTATCGTGGTAGCAGGCTTGTAA
- the flgG gene encoding flagellar basal body rod protein FlgG yields the protein MLKSMYSGVSGMRGFQTKLDVIGNNIANVNTTGFKSSRVMFKDIMSQTISGTTAPTDESGGVNAKQVGLGVSVGSIDTMHLAGSAQTTNNPTDLRLEGNGFFLVGLTDGQEPPYLTRAGDFHVDANGNLLTSDGLFVFDSDGAAIVIDPEVVAFSIGQDGMINTQLADGTIAADVQLGIGLVANPGGLEKMGGNLYRMTLNANPEGELEIVTANDAEAGTGAIVTGQLEMSNVDLTGEFTEMIVAQRGFQANSRIITTSDEVLTEVVNLKR from the coding sequence ATGCTGAAGTCTATGTATTCCGGAGTGTCCGGAATGAGAGGATTCCAAACCAAGCTTGATGTGATTGGTAACAATATTGCGAATGTGAATACCACCGGATTTAAATCCAGCCGGGTTATGTTCAAGGATATTATGAGCCAAACGATTTCCGGAACAACTGCTCCAACGGATGAGAGTGGAGGAGTGAATGCGAAGCAGGTAGGTCTTGGGGTGAGTGTAGGCTCAATTGACACAATGCACCTTGCAGGATCAGCTCAAACGACAAACAATCCTACGGATTTGCGTCTCGAAGGCAATGGATTCTTTCTGGTAGGTCTTACGGATGGTCAAGAACCACCTTATCTTACACGTGCTGGTGATTTTCATGTGGATGCAAATGGAAATCTTTTGACATCTGACGGATTGTTTGTTTTTGATTCCGATGGAGCGGCAATCGTGATCGACCCTGAAGTGGTGGCCTTTTCAATCGGTCAGGATGGCATGATTAATACACAGCTTGCGGATGGAACGATAGCTGCCGATGTTCAGCTGGGGATCGGACTTGTCGCCAATCCTGGCGGTCTTGAGAAAATGGGAGGCAACCTGTACCGTATGACCTTGAATGCCAATCCCGAAGGAGAACTTGAAATCGTTACTGCCAATGATGCTGAAGCAGGTACTGGAGCGATTGTTACAGGACAGCTGGAAATGTCTAACGTCGATCTTACGGGTGAATTTACAGAAATGATCGTGGCACAGCGCGGATTCCAAGCGAATTCACGTATTATTACAACCTCTGATGAAGTGCTTACTGAAGTAGTAAACCTCAAGCGTTAA
- a CDS encoding response regulator — MANRILIVDDAAFMRMMIRDILTKNGFEVVGEAQDGAQAIEKYKELRPDLITMDITMPEMDGIAALKEIKKIEPNAKVIMCSAMGQQAMVIDAIQAGAKDFIVKPFQSDRVIEAINKTLGI, encoded by the coding sequence ATGGCAAATCGAATTCTAATCGTGGACGACGCAGCATTTATGAGAATGATGATTCGAGACATTCTGACAAAAAACGGGTTTGAGGTTGTTGGAGAAGCACAAGATGGAGCACAAGCTATTGAAAAGTATAAGGAGCTTCGTCCTGACTTGATCACCATGGATATTACCATGCCAGAAATGGACGGTATTGCTGCATTGAAGGAAATTAAAAAAATCGAGCCTAATGCTAAAGTTATCATGTGTTCTGCAATGGGACAGCAGGCAATGGTTATTGACGCCATTCAGGCTGGTGCGAAGGACTTCATCGTGAAGCCGTTCCAATCCGATCGTGTCATCGAAGCGATTAACAAGACGTTAGGTATTTAA
- a CDS encoding flagellar hook-length control protein FliK, whose protein sequence is MISFLPQMAMTQTTESTTSSTLAGSSSGTGTSTQPSFLEQLQGMMGTTSSSGSSTSDVNQAGLFAFMAAAGITASEEEMNLAMLDESELFAAAEQLIENLIKALEESKEELLLEDSELLADLNAWLSQFMNAYYPAAQEGSESTDSTSQQIVNILANDPNTIQYAVQEALQQVVEASGKMSSDGQALEQQSLHTELITSLKNLLQKADINTDPLEKLQVVTEQIANVVNMPSNKDAVVQNASSTLMEQLLKAAGEDSSSTVSNAEDSNQVTDKEAVKVVPTEASKTGIVEEADSSAPTSDGEQGKDNEPTTAGQLVLRSGNVQTPVAKSELAIPAGQFVKDMSEFVIQKFEFVKQNGVAEAVISLRPEHLGQVDVQLSMQNGQLVARFMTEQVMAKDLLEQQITQLRATLQAQGIQVERLEVTQNTSLSSHMYQDGGGSNGQSGGERRSREREQRDEDAIQAVEMQDELRTWMREQQGLEVFPSAEGTQGFTAKA, encoded by the coding sequence ATGATATCTTTCTTGCCGCAAATGGCGATGACACAGACTACCGAATCAACAACAAGCAGTACACTTGCAGGAAGCAGCAGCGGAACGGGAACGAGTACGCAGCCGTCCTTTTTGGAACAGCTTCAGGGAATGATGGGGACCACTTCATCTTCTGGCAGCAGCACATCTGACGTCAATCAAGCAGGACTGTTTGCTTTCATGGCCGCAGCCGGAATTACGGCTTCCGAGGAGGAAATGAATCTGGCAATGCTGGATGAGTCAGAGCTCTTCGCAGCAGCAGAACAGCTGATTGAGAACCTGATCAAAGCACTGGAAGAATCCAAAGAGGAGCTTCTGCTAGAGGATTCAGAATTATTAGCCGATTTGAATGCTTGGCTCTCGCAATTCATGAATGCATATTACCCAGCGGCTCAGGAAGGTAGTGAATCAACGGATTCTACTTCACAGCAAATAGTCAATATCCTGGCTAATGATCCGAACACGATCCAATATGCGGTGCAAGAGGCATTGCAGCAAGTGGTTGAAGCAAGCGGGAAGATGAGTTCAGATGGACAAGCACTGGAGCAGCAGAGCCTACATACAGAGCTGATTACATCTCTCAAGAATCTATTACAAAAAGCAGATATAAATACAGACCCTCTAGAGAAATTACAGGTCGTAACAGAGCAAATAGCAAATGTCGTGAATATGCCTTCCAATAAGGATGCTGTGGTCCAGAATGCCAGCTCTACATTAATGGAGCAGCTGCTCAAAGCCGCAGGTGAGGACAGCTCGAGTACCGTTAGCAACGCAGAGGACTCCAATCAGGTCACCGACAAGGAAGCGGTTAAGGTTGTTCCAACCGAAGCTTCGAAGACCGGCATCGTTGAAGAGGCGGACTCTTCTGCACCAACTTCAGATGGTGAACAAGGGAAGGATAACGAGCCTACGACAGCGGGTCAGCTCGTACTGCGCAGTGGTAATGTGCAAACACCCGTTGCAAAATCTGAGCTGGCAATACCTGCAGGGCAGTTTGTGAAGGATATGTCTGAGTTTGTCATTCAGAAGTTTGAGTTTGTTAAACAGAACGGCGTAGCGGAAGCGGTAATTTCACTGCGGCCGGAGCATCTAGGCCAGGTTGATGTTCAGCTGTCCATGCAGAATGGACAACTCGTTGCCCGGTTTATGACAGAACAGGTGATGGCCAAGGATTTGCTCGAGCAGCAGATCACTCAGCTGAGAGCCACACTCCAGGCTCAGGGGATCCAAGTCGAAAGACTGGAAGTCACACAGAACACATCACTATCCTCTCATATGTATCAGGATGGCGGAGGTTCTAACGGACAGTCCGGTGGAGAACGGAGATCCAGGGAACGTGAGCAAAGAGATGAAGATGCCATTCAGGCGGTAGAGATGCAGGATGAGCTTCGAACATGGATGAGAGAACAGCAAGGACTGGAGGTCTTCCCTTCAGCAGAAGGTACCCAAGGCTTTACAGCCAAAGCTTGA
- the fliM gene encoding flagellar motor switch protein FliM, which yields MVDVLSQNEIDALLAALSSGEMDAEELKKEETARKIRSYDFKRAVRFSKDHIRSLTRIHENFARYLTTYFSAQLRTFVQINVVQVEQLPYDEFIRSIPKMTILNIFEAEPLQGRMVLEVHPNVAYAMLDRLLGGPGTSSAKTSSMTEIETTIMERIFSKAFDSLQEAWKTVLDITPRMEALETNPQFMQIVSPNETIALISLSTKIGDTTGMINLCIPHVVVEPIMSKLSTHQWFISEKKSRAPEEVVAIKERVKKAKLPIIAELGESNISIAEFLSLNVGDVITLNKPVEEGLTIKVGERAKFMGSPGTLRDRVAVQIDEILIEGVEELDE from the coding sequence ATGGTTGATGTACTTTCACAGAATGAGATAGATGCCCTCCTCGCTGCTCTTTCCTCTGGGGAGATGGATGCTGAAGAGCTCAAGAAGGAAGAAACCGCGCGAAAGATTAGATCCTACGATTTCAAACGTGCTGTACGCTTTTCGAAGGATCATATTCGAAGCTTGACACGTATACATGAGAACTTTGCGAGATATCTGACCACTTATTTTTCAGCACAATTACGAACTTTTGTTCAAATTAATGTTGTTCAGGTTGAGCAGCTTCCTTATGACGAGTTTATCAGGTCCATACCGAAGATGACGATCTTGAACATTTTTGAAGCGGAGCCGCTCCAAGGCAGAATGGTGCTTGAAGTACACCCCAACGTTGCATACGCGATGCTGGATCGTTTATTAGGCGGGCCTGGAACTTCTTCAGCCAAGACAAGCTCGATGACTGAGATTGAAACTACCATTATGGAACGAATATTCAGCAAGGCATTTGACAGCCTGCAAGAAGCGTGGAAGACGGTACTTGATATCACACCAAGAATGGAAGCACTGGAGACGAATCCGCAGTTTATGCAGATTGTTTCTCCGAATGAGACCATTGCTCTTATTTCGCTCAGTACCAAGATCGGTGACACCACGGGAATGATTAACTTATGTATTCCGCATGTGGTAGTTGAACCGATCATGTCCAAGCTGTCGACGCATCAGTGGTTCATTTCTGAGAAAAAATCGAGAGCACCTGAGGAAGTAGTAGCGATTAAAGAAAGAGTTAAAAAAGCGAAATTACCGATCATCGCAGAACTGGGTGAATCAAATATTTCCATAGCAGAGTTTCTATCCTTGAATGTCGGAGATGTCATTACATTAAATAAGCCGGTTGAGGAAGGGCTGACGATCAAGGTGGGGGAACGGGCTAAATTTATGGGAAGTCCCGGTACACTAAGAGATCGAGTGGCCGTGCAGATCGATGAGATTCTGATTGAAGGAGTTGAAGAGCTTGACGAGTAA
- the fliJ gene encoding flagellar export protein FliJ: MRFTYHFQKVVDLKSTEKTQAEWLLSSAIGKLKSEEQHLMELVQDKENMLQGISSSSQQSLSAANLQEMNRYIHYLDECISRKNNDVAYAQVNVKKNQDFLNDKMLDEKVWMEAREKAKMHFQQEMLLREQNELDEMATVRFAVKAR; the protein is encoded by the coding sequence ATGAGATTCACGTATCATTTTCAGAAGGTTGTCGATCTTAAATCCACTGAAAAAACACAAGCTGAATGGCTGCTGTCCTCCGCAATTGGCAAGCTGAAATCAGAGGAGCAGCATCTTATGGAGCTGGTTCAAGATAAAGAAAATATGCTCCAGGGCATCTCATCGTCATCTCAGCAGTCATTATCCGCTGCGAATCTTCAGGAAATGAACCGATATATTCATTATCTGGATGAATGTATCAGCCGTAAGAACAACGATGTGGCTTATGCACAAGTGAACGTGAAGAAGAATCAGGATTTTCTGAATGACAAGATGCTGGACGAGAAGGTTTGGATGGAAGCAAGAGAAAAAGCGAAAATGCATTTTCAACAGGAAATGCTCCTTCGGGAACAAAATGAACTGGATGAAATGGCAACGGTGCGCTTTGCAGTCAAAGCACGTTAA
- the fliI gene encoding flagellar protein export ATPase FliI, with protein MKVLSSHRYIDQLKHLDPIRINGKVTQVIGLMVESEGPDASIGDVCLIYPSQSSAPLKAEVVGFRDNKVLLMPLGDLQSIGPGCDVVGTGKPLNVQVGSELLGKVLDGLGQPLDGSLIPARMQHYSTSSTPINPLNRPRVQEPISIGVRAIDGLLTIGKGQRVGIFAGSGVGKSTLMGMIARNTSADVNVIALIGERGREVLDFIERDLGPEGLERSVVIVATSDQPALVRIKGALIATTIAEYFRDRGMNVMLMMDSVTRYAMAQREVGLAVGEPPAMRGYTPSVFASLPKLLERAGTGPTGSITAFYTVLVDGDDMNEPIADAVRGILDGHIVLNRGIANKGHFPAIDVLASISRVMKDIAPRDQIEAAENIKRLMSVFKNSEDLINIGAYQKGSNVEIDESIDRIGDIWDFTRQKVDEKTNLDEVMQRLITEFSRR; from the coding sequence ATGAAGGTGCTTAGCTCACACAGATATATAGATCAGCTCAAACATTTGGACCCGATTCGTATTAATGGAAAAGTAACGCAGGTGATCGGGCTGATGGTGGAGTCGGAAGGTCCAGACGCCAGCATAGGGGATGTATGCCTCATCTATCCCAGCCAGTCATCGGCACCTTTGAAGGCTGAGGTTGTCGGGTTTAGAGACAACAAAGTGCTGCTGATGCCGCTTGGAGATTTGCAATCTATCGGTCCTGGATGTGATGTCGTAGGGACGGGGAAGCCGCTGAATGTACAGGTGGGTTCTGAGCTGTTAGGAAAAGTACTGGATGGATTAGGTCAGCCGCTGGATGGATCGTTAATACCCGCGAGAATGCAGCATTACTCCACCTCTAGTACGCCTATTAATCCGCTCAACAGGCCCAGAGTGCAGGAGCCGATAAGCATTGGTGTTCGGGCCATCGACGGCCTGCTTACGATTGGCAAAGGCCAGCGTGTAGGTATTTTTGCCGGATCCGGGGTAGGGAAAAGCACGCTCATGGGGATGATCGCAAGGAATACATCAGCCGATGTGAATGTCATCGCACTGATTGGAGAACGCGGCCGTGAGGTGCTCGACTTCATTGAACGGGACTTGGGACCGGAAGGCTTAGAACGCTCTGTCGTCATCGTTGCGACCTCGGATCAGCCTGCACTGGTGAGAATTAAGGGTGCGCTCATAGCGACAACCATTGCAGAGTACTTTCGAGATCGAGGCATGAACGTGATGTTGATGATGGACTCTGTCACGAGATATGCGATGGCCCAGCGGGAGGTTGGTCTAGCCGTTGGGGAACCGCCCGCTATGAGAGGTTATACTCCGTCTGTATTCGCGAGTCTCCCTAAATTGCTGGAAAGAGCGGGTACAGGACCAACGGGCTCGATCACTGCTTTTTATACCGTGCTGGTAGATGGTGACGATATGAACGAACCGATTGCCGATGCCGTCAGGGGAATACTCGATGGACACATCGTGCTCAATCGGGGCATTGCAAACAAGGGTCATTTTCCAGCCATTGATGTGCTGGCAAGTATAAGCCGGGTGATGAAGGACATTGCCCCACGCGATCAGATTGAGGCTGCCGAGAATATAAAAAGACTGATGTCCGTGTTCAAGAACTCGGAGGATCTAATCAACATAGGAGCTTATCAAAAAGGCTCTAATGTGGAAATTGACGAGTCTATCGACCGAATCGGAGATATTTGGGATTTCACTCGGCAAAAAGTAGATGAGAAGACGAATTTGGACGAGGTTATGCAGAGATTGATTACAGAATTTTCGAGGAGATGA